The Oscillospiraceae bacterium genome has a segment encoding these proteins:
- a CDS encoding ABC transporter ATP-binding protein/permease has translation MLKKLSKYMKGLWGLAAISAAGMIVEAICELALPSLANSIYQKVDTAASPESVRTAVILSGLAMLALALLGFFGGVVTMKTSANVSQRFAYRLRGDMYRKISHFSFKNIDQFSTASLTTRMTNDVTTLQNVVMMCLRILVRVPALAVVAACFAVSINPRMSAMLLILLPILIVVVACILKFGFPMFQKMQKKIDNVNRVVQENLIGMRVVKAYVREDREKDKFHDASDDLAAQGAKAAGLIVTVMPVMMLMLNAVVVFVYYKGALEANAGVMEVGQISVFASYVIQILMNLMMISMMLLQLARGKACGDRVVEVLDTEIDITNPENPYLPENPKGGVEFRDVSFKYNTQGHGDDILEHISFTAKPGQIIGIVGGTGCGKSSLVNLIPRLYDATQGQVLIDGVDVRKYDLTALREMIGVVLQKNVLFSGTIKENIRWGKKDATDEEIVAACQAAQAHDFVLAQPKGYDTDLSQGGLNLSGGQKQRLCIARAMIKHPKILILDDSTSAVDTATEAKIRESFYKDFKDTTVFIIAQRVSSVQAADQILVLDDGQIKGIGTHEQLLADNEIYKEIVTTQAKGVSE, from the coding sequence ATGTTAAAGAAGTTATCCAAATATATGAAAGGGCTGTGGGGACTGGCAGCCATCAGCGCCGCCGGTATGATCGTAGAGGCTATCTGCGAGCTGGCACTGCCGTCCCTTGCCAACAGCATTTATCAAAAGGTGGACACCGCCGCCTCGCCGGAGAGCGTGCGTACTGCGGTGATCCTCAGCGGCTTGGCCATGCTGGCGCTGGCACTGTTAGGCTTTTTTGGCGGTGTGGTGACCATGAAGACCTCCGCCAATGTGAGCCAGCGGTTTGCCTACCGGCTGCGAGGGGATATGTACCGCAAGATCAGCCATTTTTCCTTTAAGAACATTGACCAGTTCTCTACTGCGTCGCTGACTACCCGTATGACCAACGATGTGACCACCTTGCAGAATGTGGTGATGATGTGCCTGCGGATTTTAGTGCGTGTGCCGGCGTTGGCGGTGGTGGCCGCCTGCTTTGCGGTGTCCATCAATCCCAGAATGAGCGCTATGCTGCTGATCTTGCTGCCGATTTTGATTGTGGTGGTGGCCTGCATTTTGAAGTTTGGCTTCCCCATGTTCCAAAAAATGCAGAAGAAGATCGACAACGTAAACCGGGTGGTGCAGGAAAACCTAATCGGTATGCGTGTGGTCAAGGCCTATGTGCGGGAGGACCGGGAGAAAGACAAATTCCATGACGCCTCCGATGATTTGGCTGCCCAGGGCGCCAAGGCAGCGGGCCTGATTGTGACTGTGATGCCGGTGATGATGCTGATGCTCAATGCCGTAGTGGTCTTTGTGTATTATAAAGGCGCTTTAGAGGCCAACGCCGGCGTGATGGAAGTGGGCCAAATCTCCGTCTTTGCTTCTTATGTGATTCAAATTCTGATGAATTTGATGATGATCTCCATGATGCTGCTGCAGCTGGCTCGTGGTAAAGCCTGCGGCGACCGTGTGGTGGAGGTGCTGGATACAGAAATTGACATTACCAATCCGGAGAACCCCTATTTGCCGGAGAACCCCAAAGGGGGCGTAGAGTTCCGGGATGTGAGCTTTAAGTATAATACGCAGGGCCACGGGGACGATATTTTGGAGCATATCAGCTTTACCGCCAAGCCCGGCCAGATCATCGGTATTGTAGGCGGCACCGGCTGCGGCAAGAGCAGTTTGGTGAACCTGATCCCCCGGCTGTATGATGCCACCCAAGGGCAGGTGCTCATTGACGGGGTGGATGTGCGTAAGTACGACCTAACCGCTTTGCGGGAGATGATTGGCGTGGTGCTGCAAAAGAACGTGCTTTTTAGCGGCACCATTAAGGAGAATATCCGCTGGGGTAAGAAAGACGCCACAGACGAGGAGATTGTGGCGGCTTGTCAGGCAGCGCAGGCCCATGACTTTGTGCTGGCCCAGCCCAAGGGGTACGATACGGATTTGAGCCAGGGCGGGCTGAATCTGAGCGGCGGTCAAAAGCAGCGGCTTTGCATTGCCCGCGCCATGATCAAGCACCCGAAAATTTTGATCCTGGATGACTCCACCTCCGCCGTAGATACGGCAACGGAGGCCAAAATTCGGGAGAGCTTCTATAAAGATTTTAAGGACACCACCGTGTTCATTATTGCCCAGCGGGTCAGCTCCGTGCAGGCTGCGGACCAGATCCTGGTATTGGACGACGGCCAAATCAAGGGGATCGGTACCCATGAGCAGCTGCTGGCCGACAACGAGATCTACAAGGAGATCGTAACCACACAGGCGAAAGGAGTGAGCGAATAA
- a CDS encoding MarR family transcriptional regulator encodes MELKPCHRRPLRPDEIGPRVMELSKYLRKNFNAAVAEQGLFSGQQDILLLLIRQPGMTLGQLSRALGVASATASVSVKRMEKAGFIEKRVDEKDARIVRLYPTPVAEDAPKKIHQKMNAMEQVLTAGMSEEQVLTLAGLLERALQNVGKENP; translated from the coding sequence ATGGAGCTGAAACCCTGTCATCGCCGTCCGTTGCGACCGGATGAGATCGGTCCTCGGGTGATGGAACTCTCTAAATATTTGCGCAAGAATTTTAATGCCGCCGTAGCGGAGCAGGGCCTGTTTTCCGGCCAGCAGGATATATTGCTGCTGCTGATTCGGCAACCGGGTATGACCCTGGGCCAGCTGAGCCGTGCCCTGGGGGTGGCCAGCGCTACCGCCTCCGTGTCTGTCAAGCGCATGGAAAAGGCCGGGTTTATTGAAAAGCGGGTGGACGAAAAGGACGCCCGGATTGTGCGGCTGTATCCCACTCCGGTGGCAGAGGACGCGCCGAAAAAGATTCACCAAAAAATGAACGCCATGGAGCAGGTGCTCACCGCCGGTATGAGTGAGGAACAGGTCCTGACTTTGGCCGGCCTGTTGGAGCGTGCGCTGCAAAATGTGGGCAAAGAAAACCCGTAA
- the rsmA gene encoding 16S rRNA (adenine(1518)-N(6)/adenine(1519)-N(6))-dimethyltransferase RsmA: MDLYDYNTIKRILTRHGFTFSKALGQNFLIDPSVCPRMAAALEADDRTGVLEIGPGIGVLTKELSAVCGRVAAVELDRRLPDVLAETLADCPNVQVVPGDVLQMDLQSLFADRFAGCDRLQVCANLPYYITTPVLMRLLESDLPIERLVVMVQLEAAKRLCAPLGTRDCGAVSAAVEYYTQAEILFEVGRESFYPSPNVDSAVIALTRRQQPPVQVTDEGYFFRVVKGAFLQRRKTLANSLNAALGVPKAELTALFQSLGLSATARAEQLTMSQMAALANALYEKKA; encoded by the coding sequence ATGGATTTATATGATTATAATACAATAAAGAGAATATTAACCCGTCACGGCTTCACTTTTTCCAAAGCGCTGGGGCAGAACTTTTTGATCGACCCCTCCGTGTGTCCCCGTATGGCAGCAGCTCTGGAAGCGGACGACCGTACCGGCGTGCTGGAAATCGGGCCGGGCATCGGCGTGCTCACCAAAGAGCTGTCTGCCGTGTGCGGTCGAGTAGCCGCCGTGGAGCTGGACCGCCGCCTGCCGGATGTGCTGGCCGAGACCCTGGCAGACTGCCCCAATGTGCAGGTGGTGCCCGGCGATGTGCTGCAAATGGACTTGCAGTCGCTGTTTGCCGACCGGTTCGCCGGCTGTGACCGCTTGCAGGTGTGCGCCAACCTGCCCTACTACATTACCACCCCGGTGCTGATGCGCCTGCTGGAAAGCGATCTGCCTATTGAACGGCTGGTGGTGATGGTGCAACTGGAGGCGGCCAAGCGCCTATGCGCTCCCCTGGGCACCCGGGACTGCGGTGCCGTATCCGCAGCGGTGGAATACTATACGCAGGCGGAGATCTTGTTTGAAGTGGGGCGAGAGAGCTTTTACCCCAGCCCCAATGTAGACTCTGCGGTGATTGCCTTGACCCGGCGGCAGCAGCCCCCGGTGCAGGTGACGGACGAGGGCTACTTTTTCCGTGTGGTCAAGGGCGCCTTTTTGCAGCGGCGCAAGACCCTGGCCAACAGTTTGAACGCCGCCCTGGGCGTGCCCAAGGCAGAACTGACGGCGCTGTTCCAATCTTTAGGACTGAGCGCCACCGCGCGGGCCGAACAGCTGACCATGTCTCAAATGGCAGCCCTGGCTAACGCGCTCTACGAGAAGAAGGCATAA
- a CDS encoding MATE family efflux transporter produces the protein MKDNTQVFESYSVPRAVRTLALPSMMGMLVNIVYNLADTFFVGQTGNANMVAAVSVTMPLFLLFIACGNLFGVGGCAFVSRSLGEGKTERVKTISSFCVYSAIGVGLVMTVLFLVFRKPVLYAVGASDATFTYAADYLKYVAIGSPFIVSSVMLGNLVRGEGAARVSMIGSIIGQVVNIVLDPIFILNKGDKLFGLAMPFGTGQGVAGAAIATVIGNVVSVVFFLIYFLRGKSILSISPGRYRVRGGIARGVITVGLPAAINSLLMSISNMLINVFLQAYGDNAVAAMGITMKANMLVVMLQLGLAQGVQPLVGYCYGANKLDRMRHSIRFSCVCNIVLGTVITVIYFIFTRQVVSVFIDDPAVIDYGVKMLRALMISGPVIGCMFVLNFSFQGMGKGTQSMILSLSRQGLIYFPLLIIMNKTVGLDGIIWSQAVADLVCTAMSVVMFLLVVRKLRRQHSQKTEA, from the coding sequence ATGAAAGACAATACCCAAGTTTTTGAAAGTTACAGCGTACCCCGGGCCGTGCGCACTTTGGCGCTGCCCAGCATGATGGGCATGCTGGTGAATATCGTTTATAACCTGGCAGACACATTCTTTGTGGGTCAGACCGGCAACGCCAATATGGTGGCCGCCGTATCGGTGACCATGCCGCTGTTTTTGCTGTTTATCGCCTGTGGCAACCTATTCGGTGTAGGCGGCTGCGCCTTTGTCAGCCGCTCTCTGGGCGAGGGAAAGACAGAGAGGGTCAAGACCATCAGCAGCTTTTGCGTTTACAGTGCCATTGGCGTTGGGTTGGTGATGACCGTGCTGTTTTTGGTGTTCCGCAAGCCGGTACTGTACGCAGTGGGCGCGTCGGACGCCACCTTTACCTACGCCGCCGATTATCTGAAGTATGTGGCCATCGGCTCTCCCTTTATTGTGTCCTCTGTGATGCTGGGCAACCTGGTGCGGGGCGAGGGCGCCGCGAGGGTATCTATGATCGGCAGCATTATCGGTCAGGTGGTCAATATTGTGCTGGACCCGATCTTTATTTTGAACAAGGGCGACAAGCTCTTTGGTCTGGCCATGCCCTTTGGCACCGGTCAGGGCGTAGCCGGCGCTGCCATTGCCACCGTCATCGGCAATGTGGTCAGCGTGGTATTCTTCTTGATTTACTTTTTGCGGGGCAAGTCCATTTTATCCATCAGCCCCGGCCGCTATCGGGTGCGGGGCGGCATTGCCCGCGGGGTCATTACCGTTGGACTGCCTGCCGCCATTAACAGTTTGCTGATGAGCATTTCCAACATGCTCATCAATGTCTTCTTGCAGGCGTACGGCGACAACGCGGTAGCAGCCATGGGCATTACCATGAAGGCCAATATGCTGGTGGTGATGCTGCAGCTGGGACTGGCGCAGGGCGTGCAGCCGCTGGTGGGCTACTGCTACGGGGCAAACAAACTGGACCGTATGCGCCACAGCATTCGCTTTTCCTGCGTTTGCAACATTGTGCTGGGCACAGTAATCACCGTGATATACTTTATCTTTACCCGCCAGGTGGTCAGCGTGTTTATCGACGATCCGGCCGTAATCGACTATGGGGTCAAAATGCTGCGTGCCTTGATGATCTCCGGCCCGGTGATCGGCTGTATGTTCGTGCTGAACTTCTCATTCCAGGGCATGGGCAAGGGCACCCAAAGTATGATCTTGTCCCTCAGCCGACAGGGATTGATTTATTTCCCGCTGTTGATTATAATGAATAAGACGGTTGGTCTGGATGGCATTATCTGGTCCCAGGCCGTGGCCGACCTGGTGTGCACCGCCATGAGCGTGGTGATGTTCCTGCTGGTGGTGCGCAAACTGCGCCGGCAGCATAGCCAAAAGACGGAAGCATAA
- a CDS encoding site-specific integrase, whose amino-acid sequence MEGRILTADIIDDFRKNLELQEKSTATIEKYIRDVKAFSVYAQNEVITKETVIAYKNHLQENYAVRSVNSMLASINSLFAFLNWFDLRVKSLKLQQQVFCSEEKELTRAEYKRLCQAAKQKKNERLNLIIQTICATGIRVSELQYITVEAVKCGEAIVNCKAKTRSVFIVKELKQKLLRYAAEQGIKSGMIFVTKNGKPINRTNIWREMKALCKDANVNPQKVFPHNLRHLFARTFYGIEKDIAKLADILGHSSINTTRIYIISTGTEHRKRMENMHLII is encoded by the coding sequence ATGGAAGGACGAATTTTAACGGCAGATATTATTGATGATTTTAGAAAGAATTTAGAGCTGCAAGAGAAAAGTACGGCAACGATTGAAAAATATATTCGTGATGTGAAAGCGTTTTCGGTTTATGCACAAAACGAGGTCATTACAAAAGAAACCGTGATTGCCTACAAAAATCATTTGCAGGAAAACTATGCTGTACGCAGTGTGAACTCAATGCTTGCAAGTATCAACAGTCTATTTGCATTTTTGAATTGGTTTGATTTGAGAGTGAAATCACTAAAACTTCAACAGCAAGTATTTTGCTCGGAAGAAAAAGAACTGACGAGAGCAGAATATAAGCGCTTGTGCCAAGCGGCAAAACAAAAGAAAAACGAACGATTGAATTTAATTATTCAAACGATTTGCGCAACAGGCATTCGTGTCAGTGAGTTACAATACATCACGGTTGAGGCGGTAAAATGTGGCGAGGCAATCGTAAACTGCAAGGCAAAAACACGCTCGGTTTTTATCGTGAAAGAACTAAAACAAAAATTGCTCCGCTATGCAGCAGAGCAAGGAATAAAAAGCGGTATGATTTTTGTAACGAAAAACGGTAAACCCATAAACCGCACGAACATTTGGCGAGAGATGAAAGCCTTGTGCAAAGATGCAAATGTAAATCCGCAAAAGGTGTTTCCGCATAATCTTCGCCACCTGTTTGCACGCACATTTTATGGGATTGAAAAAGACATTGCGAAACTTGCGGATATTCTCGGTCACAGCAGTATCAATACAACTCGAATTTATATCATTTCCACCGGCACGGAACACCGCAAAAGAATGGAAAATATGCACTTGATCATATAG
- a CDS encoding SrtB-anchored collagen-binding adhesin gives MKKMLKRLCTGFLALATVVTALPTTPVHAESKQYWTESAERVGIIEKVMNDGSIGSTFNEGYMKVEGETAYCIDINTNFKNGYKTRADASSRMSADQISDVALSLEYVKQYGEAHKELNYKQVYLLEQCVVWQRLSVHFGWQCDNVRASYDEIPKATQDEVFSGAKAFIKENKGRYECGGYIYSGEGQELGQFWAKLNVGNAKLQKTSSNTSITDGNGNYSIAGATYGVFSDKDCTKQLATLTTDENGNTDVVEVKAGTVYIKELSAPAGYKVDKTIYSLKVEVGKTAILKVSDTPKVTDTLIELFKIDMETQKDNPQGNASLAGAEFTWKYYAGFYNKDNLPAEATRTWVTKTIAETDSDGTTHYIAKLADAYKVSGDSFYMQDGKAVLPLGTLTVEETKAPNGYLLDGAYMQAGDKSEQIKGLYVTQITEDGDFAVLTGSNQFSVSDKVIRGGVKIQKRDLETGDTKPQGSATLKDTAFDIISLNDNAVLVEGKLYKKNEVVKTIHTDIEGVASTSSDLLPYGKFRIVESEAPDGYLTDGAKPIDFTITENGKIVDLTDEAHSIYNQIKRGDIEGVKIGAGTHKRLANVPFRITSKMTGENHVVVTDDNGQFSTSAEWASHKHNTNAGKTSEDGVWFGTSEPDDSKGALPYDTYIIEELRSDSNKGFELIPPFEIVVSRNNLVIDLGTLTDEYEKEISIHTTATSKDGEKTILAGKEITIVDTVKLDGLTKGTKYQLKGWQMLKEENVELLINGKRVENDYTFVADDEEMKVEISYTFNASALGGKNLVTFEELYDLSNPDEPVKVAEHKDIEDDGQTVLITERIVKIHTTATDKDGNKELEAGKDVTIIDTVILEGLEVGTQYKLVGWQMLKEENAELLINGKRVKSDYTFTADSETMKVEVAFTFDATSLDGKQLVTFEELYDLSNPDEPKKVTEHKDIEDKGQTITFKEKTKVPEEPKKPETPQTPDTPHKTDSPKTGDSTNLYGLLALLLTSGAGLAGIFFCKRRKMKKS, from the coding sequence ATGAAAAAGATGTTAAAACGATTGTGTACGGGCTTCTTAGCTCTTGCAACTGTCGTTACTGCTTTACCGACTACACCCGTCCATGCAGAAAGTAAGCAATACTGGACGGAAAGTGCAGAGCGTGTCGGTATCATTGAAAAAGTAATGAATGACGGTTCTATCGGTTCGACATTCAATGAGGGCTATATGAAAGTCGAGGGCGAAACTGCCTATTGTATCGACATTAACACAAACTTTAAGAACGGTTACAAGACCAGAGCTGACGCAAGCTCACGCATGAGTGCTGACCAGATTTCAGATGTGGCGTTATCCTTAGAGTATGTCAAACAGTATGGCGAAGCTCACAAGGAACTGAACTACAAACAAGTCTATCTGTTGGAACAATGTGTAGTCTGGCAGAGATTGAGCGTACATTTTGGCTGGCAATGTGATAACGTGCGAGCTTCTTATGATGAAATTCCAAAGGCAACACAGGACGAAGTTTTCTCTGGTGCAAAAGCCTTTATCAAAGAAAATAAAGGACGCTATGAATGTGGCGGTTATATCTACTCTGGCGAGGGGCAGGAATTAGGACAATTCTGGGCGAAGCTGAATGTCGGAAATGCGAAACTGCAAAAGACTTCCAGTAATACCAGCATTACCGACGGTAACGGGAATTACTCTATTGCAGGTGCAACCTATGGTGTCTTTTCTGATAAGGACTGTACGAAACAGCTTGCCACCCTTACGACTGATGAAAACGGAAATACAGATGTTGTAGAGGTAAAGGCTGGCACAGTTTATATCAAGGAGTTATCCGCACCAGCAGGATATAAAGTAGATAAAACCATATATTCCTTAAAGGTTGAAGTTGGAAAGACAGCAATTTTGAAAGTATCAGATACGCCAAAAGTAACGGACACTTTGATTGAGCTTTTCAAGATTGATATGGAAACACAGAAAGACAATCCGCAAGGGAACGCTTCTTTAGCAGGTGCGGAATTTACATGGAAGTATTATGCAGGCTTCTATAATAAAGACAATCTCCCTGCCGAAGCTACTCGTACATGGGTTACAAAGACAATCGCTGAAACAGACAGCGACGGGACAACTCACTACATCGCAAAATTAGCGGACGCATACAAGGTATCTGGCGATAGCTTCTATATGCAGGACGGCAAGGCGGTTCTTCCACTTGGAACGCTAACCGTTGAGGAAACGAAAGCTCCAAACGGCTACTTGTTAGACGGTGCATATATGCAGGCTGGCGATAAGTCCGAACAGATAAAAGGCTTATATGTAACACAGATTACCGAGGACGGCGACTTTGCCGTACTTACTGGAAGTAACCAGTTTTCTGTATCAGACAAGGTTATCCGTGGTGGTGTGAAAATTCAGAAACGAGATTTAGAAACGGGCGATACAAAGCCACAAGGAAGTGCTACCTTGAAAGATACTGCTTTTGACATCATTTCCTTAAATGATAATGCGGTATTGGTTGAGGGCAAATTATACAAGAAAAATGAAGTGGTAAAAACAATCCATACCGATATTGAGGGTGTCGCTTCTACTTCTTCTGACCTTTTACCTTATGGAAAATTCCGTATCGTTGAAAGTGAAGCTCCCGACGGTTACTTAACTGACGGTGCAAAGCCGATTGATTTTACAATCACAGAAAATGGAAAAATCGTGGACTTAACCGACGAAGCTCATTCTATCTATAATCAGATTAAGCGTGGAGATATTGAGGGTGTAAAAATCGGTGCAGGTACACACAAGCGTCTTGCTAATGTTCCCTTTAGGATCACAAGCAAGATGACGGGCGAAAATCATGTCGTGGTAACTGATGATAACGGGCAATTCTCCACTTCTGCTGAATGGGCTTCTCATAAGCACAATACAAACGCAGGAAAGACCAGTGAGGACGGTGTGTGGTTTGGAACTTCTGAACCAGATGACAGCAAAGGTGCGTTACCTTATGATACCTATATCATTGAAGAATTACGCTCTGATAGTAACAAAGGTTTTGAACTTATCCCACCTTTTGAAATCGTGGTATCAAGAAATAACCTTGTGATTGATTTAGGAACGCTGACTGATGAATACGAAAAAGAAATCTCTATCCATACCACAGCGACCAGCAAAGACGGCGAAAAGACTATCCTTGCAGGAAAAGAGATTACGATTGTTGATACTGTCAAATTAGACGGACTTACAAAAGGCACAAAGTATCAGTTAAAAGGCTGGCAGATGTTAAAAGAAGAAAATGTAGAACTTCTTATCAATGGAAAACGTGTGGAAAATGATTATACCTTTGTCGCTGATGATGAAGAAATGAAAGTGGAAATTTCCTATACATTTAATGCGTCTGCTTTAGGTGGCAAAAACCTTGTTACCTTTGAAGAATTGTATGATTTAAGCAATCCAGACGAACCCGTAAAAGTTGCGGAACATAAAGACATTGAGGACGACGGACAGACGGTACTTATCACAGAGCGTATCGTCAAAATTCATACGACTGCTACGGATAAGGACGGCAACAAAGAGCTTGAAGCTGGAAAAGACGTTACAATCATTGATACCGTAATCTTAGAGGGCTTAGAAGTCGGTACACAGTACAAACTTGTGGGCTGGCAGATGTTGAAAGAAGAAAATGCAGAGCTTCTTATCAATGGAAAACGTGTGAAAAGTGATTACACTTTTACTGCTGACAGCGAAACTATGAAAGTGGAAGTTGCCTTTACCTTTGACGCTACTTCTCTTGACGGCAAACAGCTTGTAACTTTTGAAGAATTGTACGATTTAAGCAATCCAGACGAGCCGAAGAAAGTTACCGAGCATAAGGATATTGAGGATAAGGGACAGACGATTACCTTTAAGGAAAAAACCAAAGTCCCAGAAGAACCAAAGAAACCCGAAACACCACAGACACCAGATACACCGCATAAAACAGACAGTCCAAAAACTGGCGATAGCACAAACCTTTACGGACTGCTTGCACTTCTTTTGACTTCTGGTGCTGGACTGGCAGGTATCTTCTTCTGCAAACGCCGTAAAATGAAGAAATCATAA
- a CDS encoding YdcP family protein yields the protein MEMKYVVPDMAQSFGTLEFAGESEPVFERDKNNRRVLARRSYNLYSDVQKGENVVVEIPVQAGEKHFKYEQKVKLVNPKLYGRGYAIGDMGHTDYVLLADDIVAVEEK from the coding sequence ATGGAAATGAAATATGTCGTGCCAGATATGGCACAGTCTTTTGGAACTCTTGAATTTGCAGGCGAAAGTGAGCCAGTCTTTGAAAGAGATAAAAATAACCGCAGGGTCTTAGCCAGACGAAGCTATAACCTTTATTCTGACGTACAAAAAGGCGAAAATGTTGTGGTAGAAATTCCCGTGCAGGCTGGCGAAAAGCATTTCAAGTATGAACAGAAAGTAAAACTTGTCAATCCGAAGTTATATGGCAGAGGTTACGCAATCGGGGATATGGGACATACCGATTATGTGTTGCTTGCTGATGATATTGTAGCAGTTGAAGAAAAGTAA
- a CDS encoding YdcP family protein: protein MRLSNGFVIDKEKTFGELKFTAVRDVFLQNEDGTPSTQLKKRIYDLKCSLHGGIIPVSVPPEVPLREFPYNAVVELVNPVADTVSRKTYTGADVDWYVKAEDIVLKNKSNQNAGNTQNHTPQGQPKK, encoded by the coding sequence ATGAGATTATCAAACGGGTTTGTTATTGACAAAGAGAAAACATTTGGAGAATTAAAATTTACAGCGGTGCGAGATGTGTTCTTGCAGAATGAGGACGGGACACCGAGTACCCAGCTTAAAAAGCGTATCTATGATTTGAAGTGCAGTCTGCATGGTGGAATTATCCCCGTGTCCGTACCGCCAGAAGTACCGTTAAGGGAATTTCCGTACAATGCGGTTGTGGAGCTTGTCAATCCAGTAGCCGATACGGTATCAAGAAAAACCTATACGGGTGCAGATGTGGACTGGTATGTAAAGGCAGAGGATATTGTATTGAAGAATAAAAGCAACCAGAACGCAGGCAATACACAGAACCATACACCGCAGGGACAACCGAAAAAATAG
- a CDS encoding MBL fold metallo-hydrolase, whose product MDSWFTVEQIDQDTFVISEYKHWEETHCYLLCGTKRAILIDTGLGVSNIREVIDGLTKLPVTVITTHVHWDHIGGHKYFRSIAVHEAEKEWLSVKFPIPLQVVKNNIMCNPCDFPSDFKVEKYQIFQGVPQMILHDEDCIDLGNRKLVVIHTPGHSPGHCCFYEADRKYLYSGDLIYSGCLDAFYPSTNPQEFWKSVRKIQSLKISRILPGHHHLSIPVTIIDKIETAFHNLSNEGKLKQGNGIFSYEGFQIHI is encoded by the coding sequence ATGGACAGTTGGTTTACCGTCGAACAAATAGACCAAGATACATTCGTCATCAGCGAATACAAACACTGGGAAGAAACACATTGTTATCTATTGTGTGGGACAAAAAGAGCCATTCTGATTGATACAGGTTTAGGTGTTTCCAACATCAGAGAGGTTATTGATGGATTGACGAAACTGCCCGTTACAGTAATCACTACTCATGTTCATTGGGATCATATCGGTGGACATAAATATTTTCGGTCTATTGCAGTTCATGAAGCAGAAAAAGAATGGCTATCGGTCAAATTCCCTATACCTTTGCAAGTGGTAAAAAACAATATTATGTGCAATCCATGTGATTTCCCCTCGGATTTTAAGGTAGAGAAATATCAGATTTTTCAAGGGGTTCCGCAAATGATTTTACATGATGAAGATTGTATTGACTTAGGGAACAGAAAGTTGGTAGTTATTCACACGCCCGGTCATTCTCCCGGACATTGTTGTTTCTATGAAGCGGATAGAAAATATCTGTATTCCGGCGATTTGATATATAGCGGTTGCCTTGATGCTTTTTATCCATCAACAAACCCACAAGAATTTTGGAAGTCTGTTAGAAAAATTCAATCTTTAAAGATAAGTCGAATTTTGCCAGGACATCATCATTTATCTATTCCAGTTACTATAATTGACAAGATAGAGACAGCTTTTCACAACTTGTCAAATGAAGGGAAATTAAAACAAGGGAATGGTATATTCAGCTATGAGGGGTTTCAAATCCATATCTGA